GGTATGATGATGAGTAGCAATAATAATATCCGAAACATAGCACCGCTCCTCTAGAGAGTCCTAGACATCCTAAATATAGCTCTTTACTTATAGGACGCTTGTCTTTCCACTATAAACGACACCTCTGGAACCGTCCACTGTAATGTCTTGACCTTCTTCAATGACGTTCGTAGCTCCACCTACACCTACGATGACAGGAATACCTAGACTAAGACCAACTACAGCCGCATGACTTGTTAAGCCACCTTCTTCTGTAATGATGGCCGAAGCTTTTTTCAGAGCAGGCATCATTTCACGGTCTGTTCCAATCGTTACAAGAATGTCTCCATCTTGTACCTTCGCGATTGCGTCCTTCGCATTATTTGCAATAACTGCTCTACCAGCTACCGACATTTGACCGATTCCTTGCCCTTTTACAATTACATCACCGACTACATGTACTTTCATGATATTAGTCGTGCCCTTTTCTCCAACTGGTACACCGGCAGTAATCAGTGTGAGGTCACCATGATTTACAAGACCAGACTTTAAGGAAGCATCTACTGCGATATCTAACAATTCATCAGTTGATTTAGCTTTCTCACTTAATTGTGAAGTAACACCCCATACGAGGGACATTCTTCTACATACAATTTCTGAACTAGTCACTGCTATAATCGCTGCTTCAGGACGGTATTTAGAAATCATACGCGCAGTATGACCACTTTCTGTTGGTGCGATAATGGCAGAAATACCTAGGTTATACGCCGTATGTGATACAGATTGACTAATGGCATCTGTTACCGTCAGTTTGCTTGATTTACTTCTTGTATGAAGAATATCAGCATGATTCATTGCCGTTTCAGCTTTCATAGCAATTTTATGCATCGTTTGGACCGCTTCAACAGGATAAAGACCTGCTGCTGTTTCACCTGAGAGCATAATCGCATCCGTTCCATCAAAGATTGCATTAGCAACGTCACTAGCTTCAGCACGTGTAGGACGTGGATTCCGTTGCATTGAATCTAGCATCTGTGTAGCTGTAATAACTGGTTTTCCTTTGTCATTACACTTACGGATCAATTCTTTTTGCACGAGCGGTACATCCTCAGCTGGAATT
This Pseudalkalibacillus berkeleyi DNA region includes the following protein-coding sequences:
- the pyk gene encoding pyruvate kinase, with the translated sequence MRNTKIVCTIGPASESVDTLTELIESGLNVARLNFSHGDFEEHGARIASIREAAQKTGKTVAILLDTKGPEIRTGTLEKGEVELKAGQDLVVSMDEVAGNESIISVTYPGLVDDVHEGSKILLDDGLIELEVTKVERNQLQTKVLNSGTLKNKKGVNVPNVSVNLPGITDKDARDIEFGISQGVDFIAASFVRRASDVLEIREILEQHNAAHIQIIPKIENQEGVDNINEILEVSDGLMVARGDLGVEIPAEDVPLVQKELIRKCNDKGKPVITATQMLDSMQRNPRPTRAEASDVANAIFDGTDAIMLSGETAAGLYPVEAVQTMHKIAMKAETAMNHADILHTRSKSSKLTVTDAISQSVSHTAYNLGISAIIAPTESGHTARMISKYRPEAAIIAVTSSEIVCRRMSLVWGVTSQLSEKAKSTDELLDIAVDASLKSGLVNHGDLTLITAGVPVGEKGTTNIMKVHVVGDVIVKGQGIGQMSVAGRAVIANNAKDAIAKVQDGDILVTIGTDREMMPALKKASAIITEEGGLTSHAAVVGLSLGIPVIVGVGGATNVIEEGQDITVDGSRGVVYSGKTSVL